The window TTTGCCAGCCAGCTGACCAGCAAGCCTAACCTTGACTGGAACTGGGTGGTAGAAGGGTTATGGCTCATCAGCATCGGTGCCATTAAAAAATTGCTGATCGCCGACCACATCGCCATCTTGGTCAATACCAGCCTCGACAACCTCGAACGGGCGGGCAGCGGCGATCTCTGGCTAGCGACCTTTGCCTATGGGCTACAGCTCTATTTGGACTTTAGCGGCTACGTCGATATTGCCCGGGGCAGTGCACTGCTGATTGGCATCAATTTGCCACAAAACTTTAACTTCCCTTACCTCACCACCAGCATCGCGGATTTTTGGCGGCGCTGGCACATGACCCTAGGAGAGTGGCTGCGGAACTACCTGTATTTTCCCCTGGGGGGCTCCCGTCGGGGCCTCCCTCGCACGGCCATCAACCTGATGATTGTGATGCTGATTGCGGGCATCTGGCATGGGAATACCTGGGGGTTTCTGATTTGGGGTGGCATTCACGGCTTGGCCCTCGTCATCCATCGCAGCAATGACGTGATCGCCCAGGGCTGGCAACCACTCCGGGCATTATGGAAAAACCCCTTAGGCACCCTGTTGGCCTGGATGCTAACGCAGCTGCTGGTATTCTTTAGCTGGATCTTTTTCCGTCTGCCGGAGCCTCAGCAGTTTATGCTAGCTCTGCATAAGCTGTGGGGAGCCAATAGCGACGCCCAGTTTGCCCAAAAGGTCTATGTCGAATCCCTCGGGTTAACGGCTCCCCAACTTTGGAGTTTGCTCTGGGTCTTGATCGGCATCATGGCCATGGTTGCCTTCATTCAGCGAGGGCTGAAACTGCAGCTTAACTGGCCCCTCAAACTCTTGCTGGTTCCCCTGTGTCTGTTTGCCGCCTGGCAACTGGCCCCAACTGAAACCCTGGCTTACATTTATTTCGACTTCTAAACCATCTCTAGAAGCTAACCCAGGCGCCGTGGGACACTAAGCGACATGGTAAATCGCTGAACCGGTTTAACCGACCCAGAATGCCCCGTCACCTGTGCTCCCATGACTGTTGACTCCCTCTCTTCTGTTCCTGAAACGCAAAGCCGCAAAGCCGACCATATTCGAGTTTGTTTAGAACAAGATGTTCAATGCCAAGGGGTAACAACTGGACTTGAGAATTACCGCTTTACCCACTGCTGCCTCCCAGAACTCGACTGGGCTGATCTAGACCTCACCACCTCATTTCTCGGCAAATCGTTGGGTGCCCCCCTATTGATTTCCTCAATGACTGGTGGAACCCAGCAGGCCCAACTCATTAACACTCGGTTAGCTGTAGTAGCCCAGCAGTATGGCTTTGCCATGGGCGTGGGTTCGCAGCGCGTCGCCGTGGAAACCCCCACCGTGAGGGAAACCTTTGCCATTCGCCGCTATGCCCCTGACTGCCTGCTGTTTGCCAATTTAGGGGCAGTGCAGCTGAACTATGGTTATGGGGTCGCAGAATGTCAGCAAGCCATTGATGCCCTGGAAGCAGATGCGTTGATTCTGCACCTGAATGTGCTGCAAGAAAGCGTCCAGACTCGGGGCGATCGCAATTTCAAAGGGCTGCTCAAAAAAATTGAAACGCTCTGCCAGCGCTTATCCGTGCCTGTCATTGCCAAAGAAGTCGGCAACGGCATTTCTGCCCCCGTGGCACAGCAATTGCTGTCCAGTGGCATCACGGCCATTGATGTTGCGGGAGCCGGAGGCACCTCATGGGCCAAGGTCGAAGGCGGACGTGCCCGCGATTTACGACAGCGGCGCCTGGGCCAAACCTTTGCTGATTGGGGGCTGCCCACCGCTGACTGCATTACCCAGGTACGCGCCATCGCCCCCACGGCTCCCCTGATTGCCTCCGGCGGCATCCGGAATGGGCTGGAGGCAGCTAAAGCGATCGCCCTAGGGGCCGATCTTGTAGGGCTAGCACATCCCTTCCTTCTCGCCGCTAACGAATCAGAAGACAGCCTAGCAGCCCTAGCAGAGTGGCTGACTGAAGAACTCAAAACAGCATTGCTGTGTACAGGCACCGCGACGATCGCAGCCCTCAAAACGGGAGATCGTCTACAGCGGTTAAATGGCAGGCCTTGAACAGCCCCTCAGAATTCACTCCCTAGAACTCATCATCTGCGTAGTTATTCGCCATAGGCGCTTCATTATCGCGGCGCGATCCCAGAAGTTCTAGGCGATCAACCCGAATCACGGGCGAGGTGCGGGGAGCCCCTGTCGAGCGATCGGTCCACTGATCAAACTTCAGCGCCCCGCTCACCCCAATCAAACTGCCCTTCCGCACATAATTAGCGGCGACCTCAGCTGTGCGGCCCCACATTTCTAAATTGAACCAATCAGGCTGATCGCTATTGCGGCTGCGGCGATCCACCGCCAGAGAGAACTTGCAAACAACGCTGCCCGACTCAAAGTACCGAACATCGGGATCCCGACCTGCACGGCCTACCAGCGTGACAGTATTAATACTCATGACGCAACTTTCTCCTGATCCTGCCGAAATACATGTGGATAACTGAAGGCAACTCCATCTACCATGACGGTAATCTACCAGAGGCATACACTTTCTGGCAGAGAGGCGTCCTTCTCGTAAACAGTCTGCCCAAATTTCATCAGGCGGGTAGGCGCCTTCCCTAGAGGCACCCCACAACATCCAGAGACACCGCATCGGTTCCAGCAGCTCCCTCAGAATTCTCCATTTCAGGAGTTTTTTTTCCGTTAAAGCAAAGCCGATGCGCTAGACGCTTGATACGAAACGTAATAGAATCCACCTCGTCTGTGTTGTTATAAACAGAAGCGGTTCCCTAAATTAATGTCTTGGCACCCTGTTGAGTTCAAATCAATATGGCATCTATGGCCTAGCATTAATTTTCGGTAGATCTGCACTTGACCGACCATTTCGTTTGTTGGGGGGCGTAGTCTCGTGGGTGTTTTAGATCGGTTTTCCTTATCCCGAGACATGGGTATCGACTTAGGAACTGCCAACACCTTGGTTTATGTTTCGGGTAAAGGCGTTGTCTTGCAAGAGCCATCGGTGGTGGCAATTGATCAGGTTGAGAAAAAGCCCCTAGCTGTTGGAGAGGAGGCTAAGCGAATGCTGGGCCGAACTCCCGGTAATGTCGCCGCACTGCGACCGTTGCGAGACGGGGTCATCGCAGACTTTGACACGGCTGAACTCATGCTGAAGCATTTTATTCGCCAGGTGCATGAGGGCCGGACTCTGGTGTCGCCCCGCATTGTGATTGGGATCCCAAGCGGGGTCACGGGGGTAGAGCGACGGGCAGTGATGGATGCAGCTCAGCAAGCCGGAGCCCGCATTGTTTATTTAATTGATGAACCCGTAGCAGCAGCTATTGGGGCTGGCCTGCCTGTCGCCGAACCGACGGGTAACATGGTCATTGACATCGGCGGGGGAACAACCGAAGTCGCGGTTTTAAGCCTTCAGGGAACGGTCTTGAGCGAGTCTGTCCGGGTCGCGGGAGATGAACTGAGTGAGTCCATTTCCCAGTATTTGAAAAAAGTGCATAATCTGGTCATTGGTGAGCGCACCGCTGAGGAAATCAAAATCAACATTGGTTCAGCGTATCCAGGCGCAGATGACGGCGAGCTGATCATGGACGTTCGGGGACTACACTTACTCTCTGGCTTACCCCGTACGGTCACGGTGAAGGCTGGCGAAATCCGCGAGAGCATGGCAGAGCCCCTCTCCGTAATCGTTGAGGCGGTTAAGCGCACTTTAGAGAGAACCCCCCCGGAACTGGCCGCCGACATTATTGACCGAGGCATTATGCTAGCGGGTGGAGGCGCTTTGCTAAAGGGGCTAGATACGCTTCTGAGCCACGAAACGGGCATTGTCGTTCATGTAGCAGCAGACCCTCTGAGCTGCGTTGTGCTAGGAACTGGGCGTGTACTAGAGAACTTTAGTCAGATGGGACGGGTGTTTAGCGGCAGTTCTGGCATTTAAGGTATTAGTGTATTTAGGCTATGTTTGCCCTTCGTCGATGGTGGAATCAATACGCGCTTAAAGCAGGCATTGCAGCCTTAGCTTTGGTAGCGGCCTTGGGGCTACGCGAAGCAGGCGGTATCCCCATTTATGAAATGTATCGTTGGCTCACCCGTCCCCTTCACCCTGGCCCTTCCCGCGAAGACATTCTGAAGTCTAGCTACACCCAAGAGCTGCAGCAACGCATCGTGGAGCTTGAGAGTCAGAATCGCTCGTTACGTCAGAGCTTAGACGACGAAAATACTCAGACCCCAGAGGGCATTCCGGCGGCGGTCATCGGTCGCAGTGCGGGCAACTGGTGGCAACAAATCATTATCAGCCGAGGCAGCAGCGACGGCGTTGATGAAAATGATATTGTCGTCGGCCCTGGGGGGCTCGTAGGGCGGGTGATTTCGATCTCCCCAACCAGTAGCCGAGTGCTTTTAGTGAGCGATGTGACCAGTCGAATCGGAGCACGGATTAGTCGAAGTCGGGCGACCGGGTATGTCCGAGGCTCTATGAGCCAGCAGGTTGTGATGGAATTTTTCGACAAAATACCCGATGTGAAAGTGGGCGATGTGGTGGTGACGTCTGCGTACAGTCAACGATTTCCCCAAGATATTCCGATTGGGCGGGTGGTTGATCTGGATCTGTCGAAGAGCCCGGCCCCAGAAGTCACCATCGAGCTAACCGCTCCTTTAGATATTTTGGAATGGGTTGAAGTCGATCCGTTTGAACCGAGTGGGGTTGACATGCCCACAGAAACGCCGCCAACACTCCTTCAAGATCCTGCCTATGACGCACAACCCTCTGGAGGATAATCCTCTCCGATGACCCCAGCAACTCCAAGCGGGCTGTCCAAGAGACGACGCTACCGCTGGTTGAACATTATCGTTGTGCTGGGCTCAGCGCTGCTTTGTTGCATTATGCTACCGATGCGACCGCCTGGGATGGAGCTTTTGGGCGTGAGCCCAAGCTGGCTGCTAATTTGGGTGGTTGCTTGGAGTGTAAAGCGAACGAGCTTTGAGGGGGTGATCGCTGGGCTCGTGTTAGGGCTGGTACATGACGGGTTAACCGGCTATTTCCCCACCCATACCATCGGCCTCGTATTAGTCGGATTTCTCACGGCCCGCATTCAAAAGCAGCGGTTCATCCAAGAAGATTTTGCCTCAGTCGCCATTATTGTGTTTGGGATGACGGTCATTGCGCAAACGATGATGGCCATACAGATCAGCGCACACCAACTGCTGTGGCAAAATTCGCCGTATCCTGGACTGCCAGAGATTTGGCTACAGCATCAACGCATCGCCTTGAGTTCAGCCATTTTGAGCAGTCTCTGGGCACCCGTTATTTACTATCCGCTGAATCGTTGGTGGGAGCATTACGAACACGTGATGGCACCTCCCGGCGGTAAGTGAGGGGGTTCTGTCTTGTTTCCTGACACGCCTCCTTGGCCTTCGCTGGCCCCGTCTTACAACAGGTATCCAACCCATTGGTCAACAATTTCTGAGGATCCATACCAGGCGATCGCGGGTTTGGGCGAGTGATAGACGCCCTCCAGCACCAGGTTATTTGCGTCAGATAGATGGGCAGCCGTGATCGGGGTAATGCCATCGCCCCAGCAGGCACCCTCGCCGCCTGTAAGCTGATAGCTGTTGTAAGTGAACCAAGTCCGCCAGCGTTGGCCAAACACGGCCTTCCCGGCCACACAGATGTAATTCACATGGTCATAGTAGGCACCTGGATAGGTCTGATTGACAAAATCAAGGTTCCGACGAGTCCAGCGTTCTTGGCTGCGATGGGGCGTTCCGAGGGTCAATAGGGTGCCTACCTGTTTGTGGGCCGTCCAACAATTCGTCCGATGGCGATCTGCTGGGTGAGCATCATAGGGGCGATCGCCCAGATAAATGCGCGCAATCCACCCCCCTGCAGAATGGCCCACCAAATTAACGCGATCGCTGCCGGTGGCGGTTTGAACAGCGGTCACAGTCGTGGTGATCGCCTGCAAAATAGGCTGTACAGAACGACCCGCCAGCGTTGGCACCCAACTTTGACGCGTCAGGGGCACCGTAGTTGCCCAGACTCCTCGCTGCTGCAAGTCAGCTTCCATCGCACGATAAGGCTCTGCACCCGCGAGATAACCCGGTATGATCACCGTTGGTAAAGGCATAGGGGGCTCTCCAAAAACAGTCCTTATTCCATTATCAGAGACTATTGCACCTGAAGTGTCAGTTAGGACAATCGGATTTCCTGGAATCCTTATGCAGCAAGGTTTTGATTTCTGCCTTCTGTCTTCTGCCCTCTGCAATATCACCCCCTATAGGCCGGATTCTCGGATCCAGTACCGGCTAGGGGCGATTGCCCGATTAAAGCCACATAATCGTTGAGGCCCATGTCCTCAACAGTCAATACAGAAACAGCCAATACAGCCAACACTCAGCAATTTCTATGTGATGGAACCAAGTAAGCTCGGGCAGCTATGGGGCGTCGGCGTCGGGCCGGGAGATCCAGAATTGATTACCCTGAAAGCTGCTCGTCTCTTAAAAACTCGGCCAGTGGTTGCCTTTCCAGCCGGACGCAACAACCAACCCGGCATGGCGCAAAACATTGTGGCTGCCTGGCTGCAGCCTGATCAAGTCCAACTGCCCCTATATTTTCCCTATGTGCAGGATGCAACCCTGCTAGAGGCAGCTTGGAAAACGGCTGCCGATCAAGTTTGGCCCTACCTCGCTAGGGGTGAGGATGTGGTCTTTGCCACTGAAGGAGACGCGAGTTTTTACAGCACCTTTACGTATCTGGCCCAAACTTTGCAGCACCACCATCCTGAAGTGGTCGTGCATACGGTGCCAGGGGTCTGCTCGCCGCTCGCCGCCGCTGCCATATTAGGGGAGCCTCTGGCCCTCCAAGCTCAGCGTCTGACAGTTCTCCCGGCACTATATACCCTGACTGATTTAGACGTCGCCCTCGACCATGCAGATGTGGTGGTGTTGATGAAGGTCGCCACTGTCTACCCAACCGTGTGGAAAATCCTGCAGCGGCGGCAGCTACTCCATCGCAGCCGCGTGATTGTCCGGGCCAGCCAGTTCAATCAAGAGATTTACCGAACCCTAGAAAACTATCCCACGCTCCAATTGCCCTATTTTTCTCTGTTGATTACCCATTGTGGGCAATCTATCCGCTAGGCTATAGCCAATAGGCGGGCACCGTCATGGTTTGAGTGCGTCTATTGGTCTATCTCGTTCTGGTATCAAGCGCGATCGCCCTATGGCTCCTTCCCAGGCTACTCAGTCTAAAAAACGCTGGCCGCGCCGCTTACTCAGCCCTTCATGGTTGGCAGGCATCATTTCTATTGGGTTTCACGGTGGCATCTTTGCGGCAGGCCCCACCTTCTCGGGCTTAAATTTCAACACGATGGTGGAGCCAGATCCAGCCGCAGAAACGCGCAATGTCCCGCTCATTGAACTCACCCCTGAGGAACAGCAAAACCTACCGGATTTTTCTCAGTCCTTCTATAACTTCGATTCTTTTGGCGAGTTAGAACCCTTAGATCCGTTCATTGGAGAGGATTCAGAAGCGGCGATCGACGACAAGATAGAGACCTCTCAAAGCAGCGATCTCTCTACGTTTACCCCCTCTCCTCCCTTACGTTTTAGCATTGCTCCCTTTGAATCACGGCCGCAGACAGTCACGCCGCCCCCCCCTCCGCAAACTGAGAGCAATACTGAGAACAATGACGCTGAGGTGGCAGCCCCGGCAGACGATAACGCCGAAACTTCCGAAGCTGCCCCAGAGGACGAGGCCGCTCCGCAGAATCCAGAGACACCCAATGATGCGCTTGATAATGCAGAGAGTGTTCCCCCAGAAACGAGTGCTGCAGACTTAGAGCTGCGCCCCAGAGACCCAGCTGCAGACGCTGATGATGCCCCAGAAAATTCCGATCAAGTAGCTGCCGCTGATTCAGATGACAGAAGCCCCTTAGAAGAACGGTTTCAGGCGTATGCCTATGACGCCACAGATACCACCGACGAAGATCTGGAGGAGCGCTTAGCCACTTGGCTAGAGGAAAGCACCCCCTTAGTCAACAATTCACCCATTGCAACGGCGACCCCCGTCAAATTACCCGTAGAGTACGGCCAGCGGCTTTGCCTGCCAACGCCCCCTCATGAGGGGTTAATGGCAGCGCTGATCAGCGCTGAGGGTGAAATATTAGAAGAACCCAAAATCCTGAGAAGCACAGGGTATCGCTTCATTAATGAACAGGCAACACAGTTCATTGAAACCCTGGATTTCTCCTCGGTAGAGCGCCCCACCGCTTATCAATTTGAAGTCGTGGTTGCTTACGATCCAGACATTTGTATCGATTTGGGCCAAGGCAACCAACCCCCGCAAGATTCGCAGCCTAATCCAAACGCAGAGACACCTCCAGAGACAGAGGAAGTCCAAGAGGCGGAAACCTCCTCAGATCCAGCTGTGACCCCTGAATAAATCAGCAGGAAGATCGCCCTCAGCGTTCAAGGCCACCTGAATTTTGTAATGCCTCACCGAACTTATAGCCTTGTTCAGGTGAGTCCAGTACATCCGGGTCAAGACAGGGTCTAGGGTTTGGGGTCTAGGGTGTGCTTGATTAGCCTGCATACCGCTATAAGCTCAGCTAGGGACCTGCAGGGTCTATTCGAGGGCCGTAAATTTAGGCGTAACAATACCGTAGGATCGACCTGGGTTGTTTACAATCGGTTACAGAAAAGTGCCCGGTCTTTCATATCATCATGCACAGTCCTGCTATCTCTCCATCGTCCCGCCGCCCCTGGCATAGTTGGTTTGCTGATTTAGTATTGGCGGCCTTAGTGAGTGGGCCAATTGCTGCGCCATTTTTAGCCGCCTCAGGGCTGCCTGGGCTGACGCAAATTAGCCAGATTATCTACTGGATGGGGATGCACGTCTGCCCTCAGCCAGAACTAGGATTGCCACTCACGCTGACTCATCTAATGGCAGTTTGTATGCGTTGTTATGGTACGGTACTGGGGCTTGTACTAATGCGGATTGTGTTCAGACGCGATCGCGGCCAGGCTTTTTTCTGGTTGGAACGCTATGGCCTCGTTGGTTTTGGGATTACCTTTGCCCTCTGCATGGCATACCCAGTGGAGTTAGCGCTTCAGGGGTTTGACTGGTGGCCGATTAGCCACGTCCGCATGGCCTTCTTTGGCTGCTTGGCAGGATTAGGATTGGGCGCATACATTATGCCCTTGTTTCATAGTCCTGCGAGAGAGTAAGTGAGTTTTGGGAAACTTCCCTAATAGAATGAAAAATCGGCAGAGATAACCACGTTCGGGAGTGTCTCCAGTTTGTGAAGCTATCCGTATATCATACCCCTGAAGAAGTGCCCAACGGGGCCATGCCAGAGTGCGCGATCGCGATCGACGTTCTTAGAGCAACCTCTACGATGGCGGCTGCTCTCAATGCAGGTGCAGCTGCGATTCACGTATTCAGCGATTTAGATTTGCTCCGCCAGGCCAGTGAGCAATACCCGACGGGTCAGCGGTTGCTGGCAGGTGAACGCGGAGGCGCGCCGGTAGACGGCTTTGACTTAGGCAACTCTCCCTTAGATCACACGGTTGAACGTTCCCATGGACGTCACCTATTCATGAGCACCACCAACGGCACGCG is drawn from Leptolyngbya sp. SIO1E4 and contains these coding sequences:
- the mreC gene encoding rod shape-determining protein MreC; translation: MFALRRWWNQYALKAGIAALALVAALGLREAGGIPIYEMYRWLTRPLHPGPSREDILKSSYTQELQQRIVELESQNRSLRQSLDDENTQTPEGIPAAVIGRSAGNWWQQIIISRGSSDGVDENDIVVGPGGLVGRVISISPTSSRVLLVSDVTSRIGARISRSRATGYVRGSMSQQVVMEFFDKIPDVKVGDVVVTSAYSQRFPQDIPIGRVVDLDLSKSPAPEVTIELTAPLDILEWVEVDPFEPSGVDMPTETPPTLLQDPAYDAQPSGG
- a CDS encoding MBOAT family protein, which gives rise to MTIPSIVYGLFLLSVVGLYWALEQRSRRIWLLLIASLVFYVSLQAHYVPLMIVLVGLNFWLGRVLMMPADWRVPNEQWQMAEQAWHHRRRRWLALGIGLNVLLLLGFKYIDAWLRWLLPSAFETATAQEGWLAIAFPLGLSFFTFECIAYLVDVYRGAPATRSLPEFAAYKLFFPKLISGPITRFHSFASQLTSKPNLDWNWVVEGLWLISIGAIKKLLIADHIAILVNTSLDNLERAGSGDLWLATFAYGLQLYLDFSGYVDIARGSALLIGINLPQNFNFPYLTTSIADFWRRWHMTLGEWLRNYLYFPLGGSRRGLPRTAINLMIVMLIAGIWHGNTWGFLIWGGIHGLALVIHRSNDVIAQGWQPLRALWKNPLGTLLAWMLTQLLVFFSWIFFRLPEPQQFMLALHKLWGANSDAQFAQKVYVESLGLTAPQLWSLLWVLIGIMAMVAFIQRGLKLQLNWPLKLLLVPLCLFAAWQLAPTETLAYIYFDF
- a CDS encoding single-stranded DNA-binding protein, producing the protein MSINTVTLVGRAGRDPDVRYFESGSVVCKFSLAVDRRSRNSDQPDWFNLEMWGRTAEVAANYVRKGSLIGVSGALKFDQWTDRSTGAPRTSPVIRVDRLELLGSRRDNEAPMANNYADDEF
- a CDS encoding precorrin-2 C(20)-methyltransferase translates to MEPSKLGQLWGVGVGPGDPELITLKAARLLKTRPVVAFPAGRNNQPGMAQNIVAAWLQPDQVQLPLYFPYVQDATLLEAAWKTAADQVWPYLARGEDVVFATEGDASFYSTFTYLAQTLQHHHPEVVVHTVPGVCSPLAAAAILGEPLALQAQRLTVLPALYTLTDLDVALDHADVVVLMKVATVYPTVWKILQRRQLLHRSRVIVRASQFNQEIYRTLENYPTLQLPYFSLLITHCGQSIR
- a CDS encoding type 2 isopentenyl-diphosphate Delta-isomerase — encoded protein: MTVDSLSSVPETQSRKADHIRVCLEQDVQCQGVTTGLENYRFTHCCLPELDWADLDLTTSFLGKSLGAPLLISSMTGGTQQAQLINTRLAVVAQQYGFAMGVGSQRVAVETPTVRETFAIRRYAPDCLLFANLGAVQLNYGYGVAECQQAIDALEADALILHLNVLQESVQTRGDRNFKGLLKKIETLCQRLSVPVIAKEVGNGISAPVAQQLLSSGITAIDVAGAGGTSWAKVEGGRARDLRQRRLGQTFADWGLPTADCITQVRAIAPTAPLIASGGIRNGLEAAKAIALGADLVGLAHPFLLAANESEDSLAALAEWLTEELKTALLCTGTATIAALKTGDRLQRLNGRP
- the mreD gene encoding rod shape-determining protein MreD, giving the protein MTPATPSGLSKRRRYRWLNIIVVLGSALLCCIMLPMRPPGMELLGVSPSWLLIWVVAWSVKRTSFEGVIAGLVLGLVHDGLTGYFPTHTIGLVLVGFLTARIQKQRFIQEDFASVAIIVFGMTVIAQTMMAIQISAHQLLWQNSPYPGLPEIWLQHQRIALSSAILSSLWAPVIYYPLNRWWEHYEHVMAPPGGK
- a CDS encoding rod shape-determining protein, with amino-acid sequence MGIDLGTANTLVYVSGKGVVLQEPSVVAIDQVEKKPLAVGEEAKRMLGRTPGNVAALRPLRDGVIADFDTAELMLKHFIRQVHEGRTLVSPRIVIGIPSGVTGVERRAVMDAAQQAGARIVYLIDEPVAAAIGAGLPVAEPTGNMVIDIGGGTTEVAVLSLQGTVLSESVRVAGDELSESISQYLKKVHNLVIGERTAEEIKINIGSAYPGADDGELIMDVRGLHLLSGLPRTVTVKAGEIRESMAEPLSVIVEAVKRTLERTPPELAADIIDRGIMLAGGGALLKGLDTLLSHETGIVVHVAADPLSCVVLGTGRVLENFSQMGRVFSGSSGI
- a CDS encoding lipase, yielding MPLPTVIIPGYLAGAEPYRAMEADLQQRGVWATTVPLTRQSWVPTLAGRSVQPILQAITTTVTAVQTATGSDRVNLVGHSAGGWIARIYLGDRPYDAHPADRHRTNCWTAHKQVGTLLTLGTPHRSQERWTRRNLDFVNQTYPGAYYDHVNYICVAGKAVFGQRWRTWFTYNSYQLTGGEGACWGDGITPITAAHLSDANNLVLEGVYHSPKPAIAWYGSSEIVDQWVGYLL
- a CDS encoding DUF2085 domain-containing protein; amino-acid sequence: MHSPAISPSSRRPWHSWFADLVLAALVSGPIAAPFLAASGLPGLTQISQIIYWMGMHVCPQPELGLPLTLTHLMAVCMRCYGTVLGLVLMRIVFRRDRGQAFFWLERYGLVGFGITFALCMAYPVELALQGFDWWPISHVRMAFFGCLAGLGLGAYIMPLFHSPARE